From bacterium, one genomic window encodes:
- the rpsS gene encoding 30S ribosomal protein S19: MSRSIKKGPFVDQSILEKIERMNKAGKKEVIKTWSRETTVIPELVGFTFAIHNGKKFIPVYLTENMVGHKLGEFAPTRTFKAHGAAHTEKAIALK; this comes from the coding sequence ATGTCGCGCTCTATTAAAAAAGGTCCATTTGTAGATCAAAGTATTTTGGAAAAGATAGAAAGAATGAATAAGGCCGGTAAGAAAGAGGTAATAAAAACATGGTCCCGCGAAACAACGGTTATCCCTGAATTAGTTGGATTTACTTTTGCCATCCATAACGGGAAAAAATTTATTCCGGTTTATTTAACAGAAAATATGGTGGGACACAAGCTGGGCGAGTTTGCTCCTACAAGGACATTCAAGGCGCATGGCGCAGCTCATACAGAAAAAGCCATTGCATTAAAATAG
- the rplV gene encoding 50S ribosomal protein L22 — protein sequence MAEIAKAKVKNIRAIPWKARKVINLVRGKNIDEAINIVSFMPQAAAKTVKKLLKSALANAGQRKGINKENLYIEKIFVDHGPVLKRFRPAPMGRSMAVLKRLSHITVILGEKEKKQNRRKRGAEDASVRT from the coding sequence ATGGCAGAAATAGCAAAAGCGAAAGTTAAAAATATACGTGCAATTCCATGGAAAGCCAGGAAAGTGATTAATCTGGTTCGCGGGAAAAATATTGATGAGGCTATTAATATAGTCAGTTTTATGCCGCAGGCTGCAGCAAAAACTGTAAAAAAATTATTGAAATCGGCATTGGCCAATGCGGGGCAGCGAAAAGGAATTAATAAAGAGAATTTATATATAGAAAAGATATTTGTTGACCATGGCCCGGTGTTAAAAAGATTCAGGCCGGCTCCGATGGGAAGGTCAATGGCTGTATTAAAAAGATTGTCACATATTACAGTTATTTTAGGTGAAAAAGAAAAGAAGCAAAATAGGAGGAAACGTGGGGCAGAAGACGCATCCGTTAGGACTTAG
- the rpsC gene encoding 30S ribosomal protein S3: MGQKTHPLGLRLGIIKDWDSRWYAKKGYADLLHEDLRIRDTIKKKLHHAGIPKIRIERASKKVKVDIFTARPGIIIGKQGVEVEKLRKDLQQLSGKQVTINIQEIKDPNQNAQLIAENIAAQIEKRISYRRAMKKSVDIVLKSGAEGVKIECGGRLGGAEMSRNEWYLRGRVPLHTLRADIDYGQAESHTTYGIVGVKVWIFKGEILDTKNITQ, encoded by the coding sequence GTGGGGCAGAAGACGCATCCGTTAGGACTTAGACTGGGAATTATTAAAGATTGGGATTCCCGGTGGTATGCTAAGAAAGGTTATGCGGATTTATTGCATGAAGACCTTAGAATAAGGGACACCATAAAGAAAAAATTGCACCATGCCGGAATTCCTAAGATTAGAATTGAAAGGGCGTCTAAAAAGGTAAAGGTAGATATTTTTACGGCAAGACCCGGTATAATTATCGGGAAGCAGGGTGTTGAAGTTGAGAAACTGCGAAAAGATTTACAGCAATTGTCGGGTAAACAGGTAACTATAAATATACAGGAAATAAAAGATCCAAATCAGAATGCCCAGTTAATAGCAGAGAATATTGCAGCGCAGATTGAAAAAAGGATAAGCTATCGCAGGGCGATGAAAAAATCAGTAGATATAGTTTTAAAATCAGGTGCGGAAGGGGTTAAGATTGAATGCGGGGGCAGGTTAGGCGGAGCGGAAATGTCCAGAAATGAGTGGTACTTAAGAGGCAGAGTACCTCTTCATACATTACGCGCGGATATTGATTATGGGCAGGCGGAGTCGCACACAACTTATGGAATTGTTGGTGTAAAAGTGTGGATCTTTAAAGGAGAGATTTTAGATACAAAGAATATAACTCAATAA
- the rplP gene encoding 50S ribosomal protein L16, with translation MLMPSRVKYRKRQKGRLTGKATSGAEVNFGEYGLKSLEPYLLTDRQIEACRIAITHFIKRGGRVWLRIFPDKPITKKPAETRMGKGKGMVEYWVAVIKPGRILFELGGVTEDIAKQALKRAAFKLPFKTKFVSRDRF, from the coding sequence ATGTTAATGCCCTCAAGGGTTAAATATAGAAAAAGGCAAAAAGGACGGTTGACCGGAAAAGCAACAAGCGGCGCGGAAGTGAATTTTGGAGAATATGGCCTGAAATCATTAGAACCGTATTTACTTACTGATAGACAAATCGAGGCCTGTCGTATAGCAATTACGCATTTTATTAAGCGCGGCGGAAGGGTATGGCTCAGGATTTTTCCCGATAAACCGATTACGAAAAAACCGGCTGAAACAAGAATGGGTAAAGGTAAAGGTATGGTGGAATACTGGGTTGCGGTCATAAAACCCGGGAGAATTTTATTTGAATTGGGCGGTGTAACCGAAGATATTGCAAAACAAGCATTAAAAAGGGCAGCTTTTAAATTGCCGTTTAAAACAAAATTTGTTTCAAGGGACAGATTTTAA
- the rpmC gene encoding 50S ribosomal protein L29, with the protein MKANEFRNMTKEELDNKLKEERQALFNLKFQATIGQVENRLKLRTIRRDIARILTILREKEIKESKNASR; encoded by the coding sequence TTGAAAGCAAATGAATTTAGAAATATGACAAAGGAAGAACTGGATAATAAATTAAAAGAAGAGAGACAGGCTCTTTTTAATTTAAAATTTCAGGCGACTATAGGGCAGGTGGAAAACAGGCTGAAGTTAAGGACAATTCGCCGTGATATAGCACGTATATTGACTATTTTGAGAGAAAAAGAGATAAAGGAGAGTAAGAATGCCTCAAGGTAA
- the rpsQ gene encoding 30S ribosomal protein S17, translating to MPQGKRKEFIGVVKSDRMEKTVVVQCKRRCSEQLYGKVLTRYSKFMAENPGNKAKIGDIVKIVETRPLSKNKRWYVAEIIEKKLATGDSK from the coding sequence ATGCCTCAAGGTAAAAGGAAGGAATTTATCGGTGTGGTTAAAAGCGACCGGATGGAAAAGACGGTAGTTGTTCAATGTAAAAGGAGATGCAGCGAACAGCTTTATGGTAAAGTTTTAACCAGGTATTCAAAGTTTATGGCTGAAAATCCGGGCAATAAGGCTAAGATTGGGGATATAGTAAAAATTGTTGAAACGAGGCCTTTAAGTAAAAATAAGAGATGGTATGTTGCTGAAATTATTGAAAAGAAATTGGCAACGGGAGACAGTAAATGA
- the rplN gene encoding 50S ribosomal protein L14 gives MIQMRTMLTVADNSGAQSIQCIKVLGGTRKRYARIGDIIVAAVKEAIPGGAVKKSDVVKAVVVRTAGISARKDGSYIRFDNNAAVIINDQLEPRGTRIFGPVARELRDKQFMKIISLAPEVL, from the coding sequence ATGATTCAGATGAGAACTATGTTAACTGTAGCGGATAATTCGGGGGCGCAATCAATTCAATGTATTAAAGTATTAGGCGGTACCAGAAAACGCTATGCCCGTATCGGAGATATTATTGTGGCCGCGGTAAAAGAGGCTATACCGGGCGGAGCGGTAAAAAAAAGCGATGTTGTTAAGGCTGTAGTAGTTAGAACAGCAGGAATATCTGCAAGGAAAGACGGTTCTTATATCCGTTTTGATAATAATGCCGCTGTAATTATTAACGATCAGCTTGAACCAAGAGGGACAAGGATTTTTGGCCCAGTAGCAAGAGAATTAAGAGATAAGCAATTTATGAAAATTATTTCTTTGGCACCAGAGGTGCTGTAA
- the rplX gene encoding 50S ribosomal protein L24, producing the protein MAIGIRKNDNVEVISGKEKGRRGRVLKVLPKVRRLMVENVNLAKKHTRPTKENPQGGIVKKEVSLDLSNVMLVCNKCDEPRRIRHKIISEGNKVRVCGKCGETFEAK; encoded by the coding sequence ATGGCAATAGGTATCAGGAAAAATGATAATGTGGAAGTGATCTCGGGAAAAGAAAAAGGCAGAAGAGGCAGAGTGTTAAAAGTGCTGCCTAAAGTACGCCGGTTAATGGTGGAAAATGTAAATTTAGCGAAGAAACATACACGCCCCACCAAGGAAAACCCTCAGGGTGGAATAGTGAAGAAAGAAGTCTCATTAGATTTATCTAATGTAATGTTGGTATGTAATAAATGTGACGAGCCGAGACGGATAAGACATAAAATAATTAGTGAAGGCAATAAGGTGCGTGTATGTGGAAAATGCGGAGAGACATTTGAAGCAAAATAG
- the rplE gene encoding 50S ribosomal protein L5, whose amino-acid sequence MARLKEKFKKEISLALKDKFKYKNIMQIPKMEKIVINMGLSEAIQNPKIVDVAVQEMALISGQKPSIRRAKKSISNFKLRAGVPIGCMVTLRGDRMYEFFDRFVNIVLPRVRDFKGVSNKSFDGRGNYNIGIKEQIIFPEIDYDKVDKIRGMDITFVTSARTDDEAMELLKMLGMPFRE is encoded by the coding sequence ATGGCAAGATTAAAAGAAAAATTTAAAAAAGAGATTTCGTTGGCACTGAAAGATAAGTTTAAATATAAAAATATAATGCAGATCCCGAAAATGGAAAAAATAGTTATTAACATGGGGCTTAGTGAAGCAATCCAGAATCCAAAAATAGTTGATGTTGCGGTCCAGGAAATGGCATTGATAAGCGGACAAAAACCTTCCATCCGCCGTGCGAAAAAATCCATATCTAATTTTAAATTGCGGGCAGGTGTTCCTATCGGATGTATGGTAACATTGCGCGGGGATAGGATGTATGAATTTTTTGATAGATTTGTAAATATAGTGTTGCCAAGAGTAAGAGATTTTAAAGGGGTCAGCAATAAGTCTTTTGATGGAAGGGGAAATTATAATATAGGAATTAAAGAACAAATAATTTTTCCTGAAATTGATTATGATAAAGTTGATAAAATCAGAGGAATGGACATTACTTTCGTAACAAGTGCCAGGACAGATGATGAGGCAATGGAGTTACTTAAAATGTTAGGAATGCCGTTCAGGGAGTAA
- a CDS encoding type Z 30S ribosomal protein S14, with protein MAKTSVIERAKRVPKHKIHKHNRCRICGRPRGYLRKFDMCRICFRKLALCGQIPGITKASW; from the coding sequence ATGGCAAAAACATCAGTTATTGAAAGAGCAAAAAGAGTACCGAAACATAAGATACATAAACACAACAGATGCCGGATTTGCGGCCGCCCCCGCGGTTATTTAAGAAAGTTCGATATGTGTAGAATCTGTTTTCGTAAATTAGCGCTTTGCGGGCAGATCCCGGGAATTACAAAGGCAAGCTGGTAA
- the rpsH gene encoding 30S ribosomal protein S8: MPIMDPIGDMLTSIRNANMIHKEKVDIIASRIKEQIIKVLKEERYIKDFEKIKDRNKSVLRISLMYTQNKEGVISGIKRLSSPGLRVYCKKTNLFKGNKGLGITVLSTSKGIMSDKMARKENIGGEAICYVW, encoded by the coding sequence ATGCCGATAATGGACCCAATCGGTGATATGCTGACAAGTATACGGAATGCTAATATGATCCATAAAGAAAAAGTGGATATTATTGCGTCTCGTATAAAAGAGCAGATTATCAAAGTTTTAAAGGAAGAAAGATATATTAAAGATTTTGAAAAAATAAAAGATAGAAATAAATCGGTTTTAAGAATATCTTTAATGTATACACAAAACAAAGAGGGAGTAATCAGCGGAATTAAAAGGTTAAGTTCCCCTGGCTTAAGGGTATATTGTAAAAAGACCAATTTATTCAAGGGAAATAAGGGGTTAGGGATAACTGTTCTTTCAACCTCAAAAGGAATTATGAGTGATAAGATGGCTAGAAAGGAAAATATTGGGGGGGAAGCCATTTGTTATGTGTGGTAG